The Mesobacillus jeotgali genome window below encodes:
- the cccA gene encoding cytochrome c550: MNRNPIIPFVLIMVMGIGLMFLLSFKGVGDSKDLAKEKEGGEKTEETAEVNPEDFYQQSCAACHGNQYEGVSGPALKGVGSKYSQDEIKDILVNGKGAMPPGMAAGKEDQMAEWIVNELK, from the coding sequence ATGAATCGTAATCCAATTATCCCGTTCGTGTTGATCATGGTGATGGGGATCGGCTTGATGTTCTTGCTTTCTTTCAAGGGTGTAGGGGATTCCAAGGATCTAGCAAAGGAAAAAGAAGGCGGCGAAAAGACCGAAGAAACAGCTGAAGTGAACCCTGAGGATTTCTACCAGCAATCATGCGCAGCTTGCCACGGAAACCAGTATGAAGGTGTATCTGGTCCTGCTCTAAAAGGTGTTGGCAGCAAGTACTCACAGGATGAAATCAAAGACATCCTGGTAAATGGTAAAGGAGCAATGCCTCCTGGTATGGCTGCTGGCAAAGAAGATCAAATGGCAGAATGGATCGTCAATGAACTGAAGTAA
- a CDS encoding acyl-CoA dehydrogenase family protein has protein sequence MNFDLTSEQAMIKRTIKEFAEEEVAPGAIERDKTKQFPTEIFKKLGELGMLGLPFPEEYGGAGADTVSFAIVTEELSKACASTGITYSAHISLGGAPINLFGTEEQKQKYLAPICTGESLGAFGLTEPNAGSDAGGTQTTAKEVDGEYIINGSKNFITNASYAKHLAMTAITGNVDGKKEISAIIVPTDAPGFSVIDNYEKMGLNASNTTQLVMEDVHVPVENLLGKKGEGFKQFLVTLDGGRIGIGAMAVGVAQAAYEKALQYAKERQQFGRPISQFQAIQFKLADMAMKIELARNMVYKAAWLKDQGRPFSKEASMCKLYASEIAMEVADQAVQIHGGYGYMREYEVERYMRDAKLLEIGEGTSEVQRMVIARLIGC, from the coding sequence ATGAATTTTGATTTAACATCAGAACAGGCAATGATTAAAAGGACGATTAAAGAGTTTGCGGAGGAAGAAGTTGCTCCAGGAGCGATTGAAAGAGATAAAACAAAACAATTCCCGACAGAAATCTTCAAAAAACTGGGAGAACTAGGGATGCTGGGTTTGCCATTCCCTGAAGAATATGGCGGAGCAGGAGCTGATACGGTCAGTTTTGCAATTGTAACCGAGGAATTGAGCAAGGCTTGCGCCTCAACCGGGATTACATACTCTGCCCACATATCTCTTGGAGGCGCTCCTATCAATCTATTTGGCACAGAGGAGCAAAAGCAAAAGTATCTGGCACCAATCTGTACAGGAGAATCACTGGGAGCTTTCGGACTGACCGAACCTAATGCTGGCTCAGATGCTGGGGGGACCCAGACAACAGCCAAAGAAGTGGATGGAGAGTACATCATTAATGGCAGCAAGAACTTTATCACGAATGCAAGCTATGCCAAACATCTCGCAATGACAGCGATCACGGGCAATGTCGATGGAAAAAAGGAAATCAGTGCGATTATCGTGCCGACCGATGCACCAGGGTTTTCTGTCATTGACAATTATGAAAAGATGGGGTTGAATGCTTCGAATACGACTCAGCTGGTGATGGAGGATGTCCATGTTCCGGTTGAAAACCTTCTTGGGAAAAAAGGGGAAGGCTTCAAGCAATTCCTTGTGACGCTTGATGGGGGCAGGATAGGAATCGGTGCTATGGCTGTCGGAGTGGCTCAGGCTGCATATGAAAAAGCCTTGCAATATGCTAAGGAAAGGCAGCAATTCGGCAGGCCGATATCACAGTTCCAGGCTATCCAGTTCAAGCTAGCGGACATGGCAATGAAAATTGAGCTTGCGCGGAATATGGTCTATAAGGCTGCCTGGCTGAAGGATCAAGGGCGCCCATTCTCAAAGGAAGCTTCGATGTGTAAGCTGTATGCTTCAGAGATTGCGATGGAAGTGGCTGACCAGGCTGTCCAGATCCATGGCGGCTACGGCTATATGAGAGAGTACGAAGTAGAACGTTACATGAGGGATGCGAAGCTGCTCGAGATCGGTGAAGGCACATCAGAAGTCCAAAGAATGGTGATTGCAAGATTAATTGGCTGCTAA
- the rpoD gene encoding RNA polymerase sigma factor RpoD, with protein sequence MAEKSARSKEVTENEVTVEQVKDQLTAIGKKTGVLAYDDIAERLSSFDLDSDQMDEYYEFLGEQGIELVGESDEVDDPDIKQLAKDDEEFDLNDLSVPPGVKINDPVRMYLKEIGRVDLLSAEEEINLAERIEQGDEEAKRRLAEANLRLVVSIAKRYVGRGMLFLDLIQEGNMGLIKAVEKFDYRKGFKFSTYATWWIRQAITRAIADQARTIRIPVHMVETINKLIRVQRQLLQDLGREPTPEEIGEDMDLSPEKVREILKIAQEPVSLETPIGEEDDSHLGDFIEDQDATSPSEHAAYELLKEQLEDVLDTLTDREENVLRLRFGLDDGRTRTLEEVGKVFGVTRERIRQIEAKALRKLRHPSRSKRLKDFLE encoded by the coding sequence ATGGCTGAAAAGTCAGCCCGTTCTAAAGAAGTCACCGAAAATGAAGTGACAGTTGAACAAGTGAAAGACCAGTTAACAGCAATTGGCAAGAAAACAGGTGTCCTTGCTTATGATGATATCGCAGAAAGGCTCTCTAGCTTTGACCTTGATTCCGATCAAATGGATGAATACTATGAGTTCCTCGGTGAACAAGGGATTGAACTCGTAGGTGAAAGCGATGAGGTTGATGACCCTGACATCAAACAGCTTGCTAAAGACGATGAAGAATTCGATTTGAATGACTTAAGTGTGCCTCCGGGAGTAAAGATCAATGACCCGGTAAGGATGTACCTAAAAGAGATTGGCCGTGTCGACCTGCTCTCTGCAGAAGAAGAAATCAATCTTGCAGAAAGAATCGAACAAGGCGATGAAGAAGCGAAAAGACGGCTCGCGGAAGCTAACCTTCGACTGGTTGTAAGTATCGCGAAGCGTTATGTTGGCCGTGGCATGTTATTCCTTGACCTGATCCAGGAAGGAAACATGGGCTTGATCAAGGCCGTAGAAAAGTTCGATTACCGCAAAGGGTTTAAATTCAGTACCTATGCAACATGGTGGATCCGTCAAGCCATTACGCGTGCCATCGCTGACCAGGCAAGGACAATCAGGATTCCTGTCCATATGGTGGAAACAATCAACAAATTGATTCGTGTACAAAGGCAGCTCCTTCAAGACCTTGGACGCGAACCGACACCTGAAGAAATCGGTGAAGACATGGATCTGTCCCCTGAAAAAGTACGTGAGATCCTGAAGATTGCCCAGGAGCCAGTGTCCCTTGAAACACCAATCGGTGAAGAAGATGATTCCCACCTTGGGGATTTCATCGAGGACCAGGATGCTACCTCTCCTTCAGAACATGCTGCATACGAGCTTTTGAAGGAACAGCTGGAGGATGTCCTTGACACGCTAACAGATCGTGAAGAGAATGTCTTAAGACTCCGTTTCGGTCTTGATGATGGACGTACACGCACATTGGAAGAAGTGGGCAAAGTATTTGGCGTTACACGCGAGCGTATTCGCCAAATTGAAGCGAAAGCACTTCGAAAGCTGAGACACCCAAGCCGCAGCAAACGATTGAAAGACTTTTTAGAATAG
- the dnaG gene encoding DNA primase, with translation MAERIAEEKVNEIRQAVEIVDVIGDYVQLKKQGRNYFGLCPFHGENSPSFSVSPDKQIYHCFGCGAGGNVFSFLMDIDGLSFQEAAVKLAERANIELKLEGQAAGRNPQLPEGSKQMIEAHELLRKFYHHLLVNTKEGQDALEYLLNRGFTQESIDRFQIGYALPSWDFAVKLLEKRGFSLELISKAGLIIQRENDGTYFDRFRNRIMFPILDHQGNTIAFSGRAMGDEEPKYLNSPETQIFNKSKILYNFHLARGSIRKQQQAVLFEGFADVISANRAGVENGVATMGTSLTEEHISLLKRNVQAVTVCYDSDKAGIEAAFRASNMLSKAGIAVRVAMMPDGMDPDDFIKVHGEEKFRNDIIGSSATLMAFKLIYYRRGKNLQNEGDRLQYIEEVLKEISTLDKAVEKDLYLRQLATEFSLSLDALIQQLNQLVQSTAPKKQNQPRAESRPVTYTRKTELKPAYHTAERRMIFHMMKDADVAYKVQGLLAGNTLNIDEHQAIITYLFAYYEKGHDPDPGAFLNYLHDNKLKRVVADIEMMPLNEEISDQELSDYIKQVLNYQKMLKIKEKMAEQKQAERQNDFLRAAAIATEIIQLRKTL, from the coding sequence ATGGCAGAGAGGATTGCCGAGGAAAAAGTAAATGAAATCCGGCAAGCGGTTGAAATAGTCGATGTCATTGGTGATTATGTCCAATTGAAAAAACAGGGCCGCAATTACTTTGGGCTTTGTCCATTTCATGGGGAAAACTCTCCGTCATTTTCAGTTTCACCTGATAAGCAGATTTATCACTGCTTTGGTTGTGGAGCCGGTGGGAATGTCTTTTCATTCCTGATGGATATCGATGGCCTGTCGTTTCAAGAAGCTGCAGTTAAGCTCGCGGAAAGGGCCAACATTGAGCTGAAACTTGAAGGTCAGGCTGCAGGCAGAAATCCACAACTGCCTGAAGGCTCTAAGCAAATGATTGAAGCGCATGAACTATTGCGTAAATTCTATCATCATTTGCTTGTAAACACAAAAGAGGGCCAGGATGCCCTGGAGTATCTACTTAACAGAGGATTCACCCAGGAATCAATTGACCGCTTCCAAATTGGCTATGCACTCCCTTCATGGGATTTTGCGGTTAAGCTTCTGGAAAAACGGGGATTCTCTCTGGAGCTGATTTCCAAAGCAGGATTGATCATTCAGCGGGAAAACGATGGTACCTACTTTGACAGGTTCCGGAACAGGATCATGTTTCCAATCCTGGATCATCAGGGAAATACGATTGCGTTTTCAGGGAGAGCTATGGGGGACGAAGAGCCTAAATACCTGAACAGTCCCGAAACGCAAATTTTCAATAAAAGTAAAATTTTATATAATTTCCATCTTGCCCGCGGCTCGATTAGGAAGCAGCAGCAGGCTGTGCTTTTCGAAGGCTTTGCCGATGTTATTTCCGCTAACCGTGCAGGCGTAGAAAATGGTGTCGCCACGATGGGGACATCTTTGACTGAGGAACATATTTCCTTGCTCAAAAGAAACGTTCAAGCTGTAACGGTTTGTTACGACTCTGACAAAGCTGGTATTGAAGCGGCATTCAGGGCGTCAAACATGCTGTCAAAAGCAGGAATCGCTGTCAGGGTTGCCATGATGCCGGATGGGATGGATCCTGATGATTTCATAAAAGTGCATGGCGAAGAAAAATTCAGGAACGATATCATTGGCTCCAGCGCCACATTGATGGCATTTAAATTAATATATTATCGCCGAGGGAAAAACCTTCAGAATGAAGGAGATCGCCTTCAATATATCGAAGAAGTACTTAAAGAAATCAGTACACTCGATAAAGCAGTAGAAAAGGATCTGTATTTGCGACAGCTTGCGACTGAGTTTTCGCTTTCCCTGGATGCATTGATCCAGCAGCTCAACCAGTTGGTTCAGTCAACGGCTCCAAAAAAGCAAAATCAACCGCGAGCGGAATCAAGACCTGTAACTTATACAAGGAAGACAGAACTAAAGCCTGCCTACCATACTGCAGAGAGGCGAATGATCTTTCATATGATGAAAGATGCAGACGTGGCGTATAAGGTTCAGGGTCTGCTTGCAGGGAATACATTGAACATTGACGAACACCAGGCTATTATTACTTATTTATTTGCATACTATGAAAAAGGACATGATCCTGACCCGGGAGCGTTCTTAAATTATCTTCACGATAATAAGCTAAAAAGGGTCGTTGCTGATATAGAAATGATGCCTCTTAACGAGGAAATCAGTGACCAGGAATTATCTGATTATATCAAGCAGGTCTTGAATTATCAAAAAATGTTAAAAATAAAGGAAAAAATGGCAGAACAAAAACAGGCAGAACGACAAAACGATTTCTTGCGCGCTGCGGCGATTGCCACGGAAATTATCCAATTGCGCAAGACCTTATAA
- a CDS encoding DUF188 domain-containing protein produces the protein MNTSKINSQILFVDADSCPVIKEIVEIASKYSIEAVFVASYAHMKNDLQGQNWVFVDSHKEAVDLYLMNHVKKGDFAVTQDIGLASTLIAKGVYAISPRGNLFEEKDIQTALDLRYLSARARRQGSYGKGPKPFTERDREKFIKELNRLLLNFKVCSTNHN, from the coding sequence ATTAATACTAGTAAAATCAACAGTCAGATCCTTTTTGTTGATGCTGACTCTTGCCCGGTCATTAAGGAAATTGTCGAAATTGCTTCGAAGTATTCCATCGAAGCTGTTTTTGTGGCCTCATATGCTCATATGAAGAACGATCTTCAAGGGCAGAACTGGGTTTTTGTCGATTCTCATAAGGAGGCTGTAGACCTTTATTTAATGAACCACGTAAAAAAAGGTGATTTTGCGGTGACGCAGGACATTGGTCTTGCTTCTACGCTTATTGCGAAAGGGGTTTATGCCATCTCTCCAAGGGGAAATTTATTTGAAGAAAAGGACATTCAGACTGCTCTTGACTTAAGATATCTTTCTGCGCGGGCACGAAGGCAGGGATCCTATGGAAAAGGGCCAAAACCCTTTACTGAAAGAGACAGGGAAAAGTTTATAAAGGAATTGAACAGGCTTTTATTGAATTTTAAGGTATGTTCAACGAATCACAACTAA
- a CDS encoding pyruvate, water dikinase regulatory protein codes for MSKTPIIYVVSDSVGETAELVTKAAISQFEHLDVSLKRFPYVEDKVHIDEVIALAKHDGGMIAYTLVKPDISDYLQESAAKVGIHACDIIGPLMHQIQVLSGETPLYEPGLVRKLDEDYFKKVEAIEFAVKYDDGRDPRGILKADIVLVGVSRTSKTPLSQYLAHKRYKVANVPLVPEVDPPEELFLVPKEKCFGLRITPDKLNQIRRERLISLGLNDQAIYANIERIKEEIEYFDGIVEKIGCPVIDVTNKAVEETANVILNMVRNKKMDE; via the coding sequence ATGAGTAAAACACCTATTATTTATGTGGTTTCTGATTCAGTCGGCGAAACAGCTGAGCTTGTTACGAAGGCTGCCATCAGCCAGTTCGAACATTTGGATGTTTCACTTAAAAGGTTTCCTTATGTAGAGGATAAAGTACATATTGATGAAGTTATTGCGTTGGCAAAGCATGATGGAGGAATGATCGCTTATACACTGGTCAAGCCAGATATCAGCGATTATCTTCAGGAATCCGCTGCAAAAGTGGGAATCCATGCGTGTGACATCATCGGCCCGCTCATGCATCAAATCCAGGTCCTGAGTGGCGAGACCCCTTTGTATGAACCTGGTCTTGTCCGGAAACTTGATGAAGATTATTTCAAGAAAGTCGAAGCGATTGAATTTGCCGTGAAATACGATGATGGGCGAGATCCAAGAGGTATACTGAAAGCGGATATCGTCCTCGTTGGAGTATCGAGAACTTCAAAAACCCCGTTATCACAATACCTGGCTCACAAGCGCTACAAAGTCGCGAATGTGCCGCTTGTCCCTGAAGTGGATCCCCCTGAAGAACTTTTTCTTGTTCCAAAGGAAAAATGCTTCGGCCTAAGGATCACACCGGATAAGTTGAATCAAATCCGCCGTGAGCGCCTGATTTCGCTTGGTTTAAACGATCAGGCAATCTATGCAAATATCGAAAGAATCAAGGAAGAGATTGAATATTTTGATGGGATCGTTGAGAAAATAGGGTGTCCGGTCATTGATGTAACAAACAAAGCAGTTGAAGAAACAGCAAATGTCATCCTGAATATGGTCCGTAACAAGAAAATGGACGAATAG
- a CDS encoding helix-turn-helix transcriptional regulator, which yields MVRTIELNKRQEQILQIVKDNGPITGEHIAEKLNLTRATLRPDLAILTMSGYLDARPRVGYFYTGKSGNQLLSENLKKILVRDYQSIPVVVPENVSVYDAIVTMFLEDVGTLFVVDKGSKLVGVLSRKDLLRASIGKQELTTLPVNIIMTRMPNITICRRDDLLIDAANELIEKQIDALPIIKDTDDGYELVGRLTKTNITKAFVALAEE from the coding sequence GTGGTGAGGACAATCGAACTGAATAAACGCCAGGAGCAAATTTTGCAAATCGTAAAAGATAATGGACCAATCACAGGGGAGCATATAGCTGAAAAGTTAAATCTGACAAGGGCTACGCTCAGGCCAGACCTTGCCATCCTGACAATGTCGGGATATTTGGATGCCAGGCCACGTGTAGGTTATTTCTATACAGGCAAATCTGGAAATCAGCTGCTTTCAGAGAACCTAAAAAAGATTCTCGTCAGGGATTATCAGTCCATCCCTGTAGTCGTCCCTGAAAATGTATCTGTATACGATGCGATCGTCACGATGTTCTTAGAAGATGTAGGCACTTTATTTGTTGTCGATAAAGGTTCAAAGCTAGTAGGTGTCCTTTCTCGCAAAGATTTATTGAGAGCAAGCATCGGAAAACAGGAGCTGACGACCTTGCCGGTTAATATCATCATGACAAGGATGCCAAATATTACTATTTGCCGCCGTGATGACCTGCTTATTGATGCTGCCAATGAATTAATTGAAAAGCAGATTGATGCCCTTCCAATCATTAAAGATACAGATGATGGATACGAGCTAGTAGGAAGGTTGACCAAGACAAACATTACGAAGGCTTTCGTGGCCTTGGCTGAAGAATAA
- the glyS gene encoding glycine--tRNA ligase subunit beta gives MTKRDLLLEIGLEEMPARFMTDSINQLASKVEKWLESNDIGFEEITLYSTPRRLALLVLNVDERQEDSEEEAKGPAKKIAISESGEWSKAAIGFTRGQGLSVEDIYFKEINGVEYAHVKKFIKGQETIELLAELKAIISGLTFPKNMRWADLELRYVRPIKWLVAMFGNEIIPFEIAGAQTGNTTRGHRFLGEGEIVLSNPKEYEEALLGQYVVADAQKRKDAIISQLEKIEEENGWAVPVDEDLLEEVNNLVEYPTALYGRFEDEFLEIPSEVLITSMKEHQRYFPVKSKNGDLLPHFITVRNGDHLHIEKVARGNEKVLRARLADAAFFYKEDQRMQIDAALEKLKNVVYHEEIGTIAEKSERVRKLVGLIAGRMEFSPEVLKNADRAAQISKFDLVSQMVYEFPELQGIMGEKYALQKGENPEVAAAINEHYMPRNAEDSIPGSPAGALVAIADKLDTIVAFFSLGIIPSGSQDPYALRRQATGIVQTLIEKKWNISLENLVGLSLNLVSEAGIIKRNDEEVYHDLIQFFKLRVKHLLQERGIRYDLIDAVLGGEIGTVSELIEKATTLQDASRNEGFKESIEALSRVLNIASKKDVLGDIDPERFETQYEQKLYEKYLELGKKAEDGMDAASYYQLLVDIKPEINDYFEHTMVMADQAEVRENRLNQMAALAVLIMKLAKVNDIVVK, from the coding sequence ATGACTAAACGGGATTTATTGCTTGAAATCGGTCTGGAGGAAATGCCTGCAAGATTTATGACTGACTCCATAAACCAGCTTGCTTCCAAGGTCGAGAAGTGGCTGGAGTCGAATGATATCGGATTCGAAGAAATCACGCTTTATTCCACACCGCGCAGGCTTGCATTGCTTGTCCTGAATGTCGATGAGCGACAGGAAGACAGTGAGGAAGAAGCAAAAGGCCCTGCTAAAAAAATCGCTATTTCTGAAAGCGGAGAGTGGTCCAAAGCAGCAATCGGCTTCACACGAGGCCAGGGATTGAGTGTTGAGGATATTTATTTTAAAGAAATCAATGGTGTTGAATATGCTCATGTTAAGAAATTCATTAAAGGGCAGGAAACTATTGAATTGCTTGCAGAGTTGAAAGCCATTATTTCCGGATTGACATTCCCGAAAAACATGCGCTGGGCAGATCTTGAACTTCGTTATGTTCGTCCGATCAAATGGCTTGTTGCGATGTTTGGAAATGAAATCATCCCTTTCGAAATCGCTGGTGCACAAACTGGCAATACAACTAGAGGTCATAGGTTTCTTGGAGAGGGCGAGATTGTGCTATCGAATCCTAAGGAATATGAAGAAGCATTGTTAGGGCAATATGTAGTTGCTGATGCGCAAAAGCGTAAAGATGCGATTATATCTCAGCTAGAAAAAATCGAGGAGGAGAATGGCTGGGCAGTTCCGGTTGATGAAGACTTGCTGGAAGAAGTCAATAACCTCGTCGAATATCCAACAGCCTTATATGGCCGTTTCGAAGATGAATTCCTGGAAATACCGAGTGAAGTCCTGATCACTTCCATGAAGGAGCACCAACGGTACTTTCCGGTGAAATCAAAGAACGGCGACTTGCTGCCTCATTTCATTACGGTCAGGAATGGTGACCATCTCCATATTGAAAAAGTTGCCCGCGGGAATGAGAAAGTTCTTAGAGCCCGATTGGCCGATGCGGCATTTTTCTACAAAGAGGATCAAAGAATGCAGATTGATGCGGCATTGGAAAAGTTAAAGAATGTTGTCTACCACGAAGAAATCGGAACGATTGCTGAAAAATCAGAACGTGTTCGCAAGCTTGTAGGCTTGATTGCTGGTAGAATGGAGTTTTCGCCAGAGGTCTTGAAAAATGCAGATCGGGCAGCCCAAATCAGCAAATTCGACTTGGTTTCTCAAATGGTATATGAATTCCCAGAACTGCAGGGGATCATGGGTGAAAAATATGCCCTGCAAAAAGGTGAAAACCCAGAGGTAGCTGCGGCAATCAATGAGCATTATATGCCTCGTAACGCTGAAGATTCAATTCCAGGTTCTCCAGCTGGCGCGTTGGTTGCAATCGCTGATAAACTGGATACCATCGTGGCGTTCTTCTCACTTGGTATCATCCCAAGTGGCTCACAGGACCCTTATGCTTTGAGAAGACAGGCAACAGGGATTGTTCAGACACTGATTGAAAAGAAATGGAACATCTCACTGGAGAACCTTGTAGGCCTATCACTGAATCTTGTGTCAGAAGCAGGAATCATCAAACGCAATGACGAAGAAGTGTACCATGATCTTATCCAATTCTTTAAGCTGAGAGTCAAGCATTTGCTGCAAGAGCGAGGCATTCGCTACGATCTAATCGATGCAGTGCTTGGCGGTGAAATAGGTACGGTATCGGAACTTATTGAAAAAGCGACTACGCTTCAGGATGCCAGCAGGAATGAAGGCTTCAAAGAAAGCATTGAGGCATTGAGCCGGGTTCTTAACATCGCAAGCAAGAAAGATGTTCTGGGTGATATCGATCCTGAGCGATTCGAAACACAATATGAACAAAAGCTGTATGAAAAGTACCTGGAGCTTGGAAAGAAGGCTGAAGACGGAATGGATGCAGCCTCCTATTATCAGTTGCTGGTTGACATCAAGCCGGAAATCAATGACTATTTTGAGCATACGATGGTCATGGCAGACCAAGCCGAAGTACGTGAAAATCGCCTGAATCAAATGGCGGCACTTGCGGTGTTAATCATGAAACTTGCTAAGGTAAATGATATTGTAGTCAAATAA
- the glyQ gene encoding glycine--tRNA ligase subunit alpha, protein MNIQNMILTLQKHWSEQGCVLMQAYDTEKGAGTMSPYTFLRAIGPEPWNVAYVEPSRRPADGRYGENPNRLYQHHQFQVIMKPSPDNIQELYLDSLKALGIDPLEHDIRFVEDNWENPSLGCAGLGWEVWLDGMEITQFTYFQQVGGLDCKPVSVEITYGIERLASYIQDKENVFDLEWTEGFTVRDIFGQPEYEHSKYTFETSDKDMLFNLFSIYEKEANRQMDEGLVHPAYDYVLKCSHTFNILDARGAISVTERTGYIARIRNLAKKVAKTFYEEREKLGFPIIKRKEQVEND, encoded by the coding sequence ATGAATATCCAGAATATGATTTTAACATTGCAAAAACACTGGTCTGAACAAGGGTGCGTCCTGATGCAGGCATATGACACCGAAAAGGGTGCCGGAACGATGAGTCCTTACACGTTTTTAAGGGCTATTGGACCTGAGCCATGGAATGTCGCGTACGTTGAGCCATCACGCCGCCCGGCTGACGGCCGCTACGGAGAAAATCCGAACAGGCTTTATCAGCATCATCAATTCCAAGTGATCATGAAGCCATCACCGGATAATATCCAGGAACTATACCTTGATTCGCTAAAAGCATTGGGAATTGATCCCCTCGAACATGATATCCGTTTTGTAGAAGACAACTGGGAAAATCCATCTCTTGGCTGCGCTGGCCTTGGTTGGGAAGTATGGCTGGACGGAATGGAAATTACGCAATTCACATATTTCCAGCAGGTAGGCGGCCTGGACTGCAAACCGGTATCCGTAGAGATTACTTATGGGATCGAGCGACTCGCATCCTATATCCAGGACAAGGAAAATGTCTTTGATCTGGAATGGACAGAAGGTTTTACTGTAAGGGACATATTTGGTCAGCCAGAGTATGAGCATTCAAAATATACTTTTGAGACATCCGATAAAGATATGCTTTTTAATCTTTTCAGCATATATGAAAAAGAAGCGAATCGCCAGATGGACGAAGGGCTTGTCCATCCTGCGTATGACTATGTCCTGAAGTGTTCCCACACTTTTAACATTCTAGATGCTCGCGGAGCGATATCCGTAACTGAAAGGACCGGCTATATAGCGCGTATCCGAAATCTTGCGAAAAAAGTAGCGAAAACCTTTTACGAGGAAAGAGAGAAATTAGGCTTCCCAATCATCAAACGGAAGGAGCAGGTGGAAAATGACTAA
- the recO gene encoding DNA repair protein RecO: MLQKCEGIVIRTTNYGENNKIVTLYTREFGKVGVMARGAKKPNSRLSAVTQLFTYGQFLFQASSGLGSLQQGEMISSMRSIREDIFLTAHASYIVDLTDKVTEEKRSNPFLFELLLQTLNFMNEGYDMEILTFIYEMKMLNVQGLYPILDKCANCGNTKGEFNFSIREGGLLCHRCFEIDPYRIKTSPGTVRLLRLFYLLDLSRLGNISVKPETKLELKKVISAYYDEYSGLYLKTRKFLDQMDSFRDQL; this comes from the coding sequence ATGCTGCAGAAATGTGAAGGCATTGTCATTAGAACGACAAATTATGGCGAGAACAATAAAATAGTTACCTTATATACAAGGGAATTTGGTAAAGTTGGTGTGATGGCAAGAGGGGCTAAAAAGCCTAATAGCAGGCTTTCTGCTGTCACCCAACTTTTTACTTACGGGCAGTTCCTTTTTCAGGCAAGTTCAGGCCTTGGCAGTCTTCAGCAGGGGGAAATGATTTCTTCAATGAGATCGATCAGAGAAGATATATTCCTTACCGCGCATGCCAGCTATATTGTCGATTTGACTGATAAAGTGACTGAAGAAAAGAGATCCAACCCTTTTCTGTTTGAATTGCTTCTCCAGACGCTGAACTTTATGAATGAAGGCTATGATATGGAGATTCTCACTTTTATTTATGAAATGAAAATGCTGAATGTCCAGGGGCTTTATCCCATCCTGGACAAGTGTGCAAATTGCGGCAATACAAAGGGTGAGTTCAATTTTTCAATCAGGGAAGGCGGTCTGTTGTGCCATCGCTGTTTTGAAATCGATCCGTACAGGATCAAGACCTCGCCAGGTACTGTGAGGCTGCTGCGCTTATTTTACTTGCTCGACTTAAGCCGCCTTGGCAATATATCGGTTAAGCCAGAGACGAAACTTGAGCTGAAAAAGGTTATTTCTGCTTATTACGATGAATATTCGGGACTTTACTTAAAAACAAGGAAATTCCTGGATCAAATGGATTCTTTCAGGGACCAACTGTAA
- a CDS encoding YqzL family protein: MLDFTWKVFSQTGNIDTYLLFKELEKDNHEIPGYQEEELAEIDFPIS; encoded by the coding sequence ATGTTGGATTTTACCTGGAAGGTGTTTTCTCAGACAGGTAACATTGACACATATCTTCTCTTTAAGGAATTAGAGAAAGACAATCATGAAATACCCGGTTATCAGGAGGAAGAACTAGCAGAAATTGATTTTCCAATCTCATAG